From the genome of Ananas comosus cultivar F153 linkage group 16, ASM154086v1, whole genome shotgun sequence, one region includes:
- the LOC109721937 gene encoding uncharacterized protein LOC109721937 codes for MGDHFVLLVDRLITESTLEAAIESRNKALVGSSAPASTPQSESTVNKEKNGGGIGDGIRLTGKLAECRICQEEDDQANLETPCSCCGSLKFAHRKCVQRWCNEMGGTTCEICLQQFQPNYTAPPKLLIYGRIPLNFRENLQRQQIYNLRYIPSNSTERDVVGSSTDDYSASNARRSIMYCRSVAVMFMFFLVLRDALPIIFSGAELYSLALFSFVLLRTAGLVLPLYVMLRAITAFHRRQYQRQVINEPTTSENEGPDSLQQPSQPLPPQHHIIHVQ; via the exons ATGGGGGATCATTTTGTGCTGCTGGTAGATCGCCTGATCACGGAGTCGACGCTCGAGGCGGCCATCGAGAGCAGAAACAAGGCCTTGGTTGGTTCCTCCGCACCCGCATCGACTCCTCAGTCCGAATCCACCGTTAACAAGGAGAAGAATGGTGGTGGTATTGGGGATGGAATTAGGCTCACCGGTAAATTGGCAGAGTGCCGAATTTGCCAGGAAGAGGACGACCAAGCCAACTTGGAGACCCCCTGCTCCTGCTGTGGCAGCTTGAAG TTCGCTCATCGTAAATGTGTTCAGAGGTGGTGTAATGAAATGGGTGGCACTACGTGCGAGATATGCCTCCAG CAATTTCAGCCTAATTATACTGCTCCTCCAAAGTTGCTCATTTATGGGAGGATTCCTTTGAATTTCAG GGAAAATTTGCAGAGGCAACAAATCTACAACCTTAGGTATATTCCGTCAAATTCCACAGAGCGTGATGTTGTTGGATCCTCTACCGATGATTATTCAGCGTCAAATGCAAGAAGAAGCATCATGTATTGCCGTTCTGTTGCCGTAATG TTCATGTTTTTTCTGGTTCTTCGTGATGCTCTTCCAATTATCTTCAGTGGAGCTGAACTCTATTCTCTAGCCCTTTTCTCG tttGTGCTTCTGAGGACCGCTGGGCTTGTTTTACCACTCTATGTGATGTTGAGGGCCATTACCGCTTTTCATCGTCGGCAGTACCAACGGCAG gtAATAAATGAGCCAACTACCTCAGAAAACGAAGGACCTGACAGTTTGCAGCAGCCTTCGCAGCCATTGCCACCTCAACATCATATTATCCACGTGCAGTAG